A single region of the Anaerostipes rhamnosivorans genome encodes:
- a CDS encoding SPL family radical SAM protein, translated as MEYVKAKQIITRGPGDSWFGEEYNMNIYRGCCHGCIYCDSRSDCYHIENFDQVRAKENALKIIRDDLRRKTKKGVVATGAMSDPYNPFEKELKLTRHALELINAFGFGSAIATKSALITRDIDILEEIKEHSPVICKLTITTCDDNLSKKIEPGVSLSSERFETIARLKEAGIFTGILMMPVLPWIEDTKENVLGIVKKAKECGVDFIYPAFGMTLRQNQREWYFQKLEQIFPEQGFREKYEKKYRDRYQCTSPRAKELWNAFASACSDAGIFFNMRHIITAYKRPYQAEQMDLFQYLKS; from the coding sequence ATGGAATATGTAAAGGCAAAGCAGATCATCACCAGGGGACCGGGGGATTCCTGGTTCGGCGAAGAATACAACATGAATATATACCGTGGCTGCTGCCACGGTTGTATTTATTGTGACAGCAGAAGTGACTGTTATCATATTGAGAATTTTGACCAGGTGCGGGCCAAAGAAAATGCCCTGAAAATCATAAGAGATGATCTAAGGAGAAAAACAAAAAAGGGAGTCGTGGCCACCGGAGCCATGAGTGATCCATATAACCCTTTTGAAAAGGAACTGAAACTCACCAGGCATGCACTGGAGCTGATCAATGCGTTTGGTTTTGGCAGTGCCATTGCCACCAAAAGTGCGCTTATTACCAGGGATATTGATATTCTGGAAGAGATTAAAGAGCATTCCCCTGTGATCTGCAAACTTACGATTACAACATGTGATGACAATCTTTCTAAAAAAATAGAACCGGGAGTTTCTTTGTCTTCGGAACGGTTTGAGACCATTGCAAGGCTGAAAGAGGCGGGGATCTTTACAGGGATCCTGATGATGCCGGTGCTTCCATGGATCGAGGATACGAAGGAGAATGTTCTTGGCATCGTCAAGAAAGCTAAAGAATGCGGAGTAGATTTTATCTATCCTGCCTTTGGCATGACTCTGAGGCAGAATCAGAGGGAGTGGTATTTTCAAAAGCTGGAGCAGATATTTCCAGAACAGGGATTCAGAGAAAAATATGAAAAGAAATACAGAGACAGATACCAGTGTACCAGCCCCAGGGCAAAGGAACTTTGGAATGCCTTTGCTTCCGCCTGTAGCGATGCCGGTATTTTCTTTAATATGAGACATATTATCACGGCATATAAAAGGCCGTATCAGGCGGAACAGATGGATCTGTTCCAGTATCTTAAATCTTAG
- a CDS encoding GyrI-like domain-containing protein yields the protein MEKLDYKKEYKDLYMPKKKPVLIEVPEMTFFMVDGKGEPGGDNYQQAMELLYAFSFTIKMSKMGNNRPEGYFEYVVPPLEGLWWTKDSMFDLNTPREEWLWTSMIRQPEFVTEDVFQWAKDEIKIKKPKLDISRLRMETFTEGKCVQAMHIGTYAQEAETMEKMAAFMKENGLAPDVGNGRKHHEIYLSDPRRTAPERLKTVLRTPVV from the coding sequence ATGGAAAAACTGGATTATAAAAAAGAGTATAAAGATCTGTATATGCCAAAAAAGAAACCGGTCCTTATAGAAGTCCCGGAAATGACTTTTTTTATGGTGGACGGAAAAGGAGAGCCTGGCGGAGACAATTACCAGCAGGCAATGGAGCTTTTATATGCATTTTCTTTTACAATAAAAATGAGCAAAATGGGTAACAACAGACCGGAAGGGTATTTTGAATATGTAGTACCTCCGCTGGAGGGACTTTGGTGGACCAAAGACAGCATGTTTGACTTGAATACTCCAAGGGAGGAATGGCTCTGGACCTCTATGATCCGCCAGCCTGAATTTGTCACGGAGGATGTATTTCAGTGGGCAAAAGATGAGATCAAGATAAAAAAGCCCAAACTGGATATCAGCCGTCTCCGGATGGAGACATTTACGGAGGGAAAATGTGTCCAGGCAATGCATATAGGAACCTATGCCCAGGAAGCTGAGACAATGGAAAAAATGGCCGCATTTATGAAGGAGAATGGACTGGCGCCAGATGTGGGAAATGGCCGCAAGCATCATGAGATCTATCTGTCTGATCCGAGAAGGACAGCTCCTGAACGTCTGAAAACAGTTTTGAGAACTCCGGTCGTGTGA
- a CDS encoding GyrI-like domain-containing protein — protein sequence MDYEVVDLKEKLVAGLSARTSNDAPDMGMVIGSLWGRFFEEGIFFHIDHKENEKSIGLYSDYNGEKMEEYQITVGCEVNSREQSQEGLTFAVIPAGKYAKFVVRGHMQKAVSDFWMKLWSMDLNRSFTGDFEEYQPGGTMEDSEIHMYIALKE from the coding sequence ATGGATTACGAAGTAGTGGATTTAAAGGAAAAGTTAGTAGCGGGGCTCAGTGCTAGGACATCCAATGATGCACCGGATATGGGCATGGTGATTGGATCGCTGTGGGGACGTTTTTTCGAGGAAGGCATCTTCTTTCACATTGACCATAAAGAGAATGAAAAAAGCATCGGTCTGTATTCTGATTACAACGGGGAGAAAATGGAGGAATATCAGATCACAGTAGGATGTGAGGTAAACAGCCGGGAGCAGTCCCAGGAGGGCTTGACGTTTGCTGTGATCCCCGCAGGAAAATATGCGAAGTTTGTTGTCCGGGGACACATGCAGAAGGCTGTGAGTGACTTTTGGATGAAGCTTTGGAGCATGGACCTAAACCGCAGTTTTACCGGGGATTTTGAGGAATATCAGCCGGGAGGCACGATGGAGGATTCTGAGATCCATATGTATATTGCACTGAAGGAGTGA
- a CDS encoding helix-turn-helix transcriptional regulator, whose translation MTSTRLFEIIYILLEKKKVTAPELAERFEVSVRTIYRDIDALSSAGIPVYCTRGKGGGIGLLEDFVMDKSALTEQEQNQILLSLQCMAVTEHMDAQKLLSRLSSLFQKDDENWVYVDFSRWNAQGEKELFEQLKQAVLNQEVVSFDYYNAKGEHSRRAAEPMQLYFRGMDWYLIAYCKKHKEMRTFKLKRLKNLEVTKEHFKRRDIRQIKTMPELEEHNDLTVSVRVDGSLGFRVYDEFEPEWIKVQDGAFYISFPCSGQEWLYGWLLSFGPGLEVLEPEEIRQGMIDRLELMAGQYQNFPV comes from the coding sequence ATGACTAGCACGCGTTTATTTGAAATCATATATATTCTGCTGGAAAAGAAAAAGGTCACGGCCCCTGAGCTGGCCGAGCGGTTTGAGGTTTCCGTAAGAACCATATACCGTGACATTGACGCACTGAGTAGTGCGGGCATACCGGTTTACTGTACCCGGGGAAAAGGGGGAGGCATCGGTCTTTTAGAGGATTTTGTCATGGACAAGTCGGCTCTCACGGAGCAGGAACAGAACCAGATCCTTTTGTCGCTGCAGTGTATGGCGGTGACAGAGCATATGGACGCCCAGAAGCTTTTATCCAGGCTTTCAAGCCTGTTCCAGAAAGATGATGAAAACTGGGTTTATGTGGACTTCTCCAGGTGGAATGCACAGGGGGAAAAGGAACTTTTTGAGCAGCTGAAGCAGGCAGTTCTTAACCAGGAAGTGGTGTCCTTTGATTACTATAATGCAAAGGGAGAGCACTCCAGAAGGGCGGCAGAGCCTATGCAGCTTTACTTCCGGGGGATGGACTGGTATTTGATCGCCTATTGTAAAAAACACAAAGAAATGAGGACCTTTAAGCTGAAAAGGCTCAAGAACCTGGAAGTCACGAAAGAGCATTTTAAAAGAAGGGATATCAGGCAAATTAAAACCATGCCGGAACTTGAGGAACACAATGATCTGACGGTGTCCGTTCGCGTAGACGGCAGTCTAGGATTCCGTGTCTATGATGAGTTTGAACCGGAATGGATCAAGGTGCAGGACGGCGCCTTCTATATATCCTTTCCGTGTTCCGGGCAGGAATGGCTGTACGGCTGGCTTTTATCGTTCGGACCTGGACTTGAGGTGCTGGAGCCGGAGGAGATCCGCCAGGGGATGATAGACCGTCTGGAGCTTATGGCTGGCCAGTATCAGAACTTCCCTGTGTAA
- a CDS encoding aldose 1-epimerase family protein gives MSSYQLKNDSISVSVDTAGAGLTSIMDAEGKEYLWQGDSEFWSGQAPVLFPICGSLRNGMASIGDGETCTMGRHGIARRCEFTLSHLDADCISLSLKADEETLKAFPFDFEFQMTYRITGSSVAVEHTVTNHDSQVMPYFVGGHPAFHCPVNDGENFEDYVIKFEQPETAACPMLTEDGLVNVDSRKPFLNQESEFGVKHELFYNDALIFDTLTSRSASLLHRDTKKGIRVDFAGFDYLGIWSSANDGPFVAIEPWSGTSTCSNEDDIFEHKRGVKKLAPGQSETLTYTITVL, from the coding sequence ATGAGTTCTTATCAGTTAAAAAATGATTCTATTTCTGTTTCTGTTGACACTGCCGGTGCCGGTCTTACTTCTATTATGGATGCAGAGGGCAAGGAATATTTGTGGCAGGGTGATTCTGAGTTCTGGAGCGGACAGGCCCCTGTTTTGTTTCCCATCTGCGGCAGCTTAAGAAACGGAATGGCTTCTATAGGAGATGGAGAGACCTGTACCATGGGCAGGCACGGCATTGCCAGAAGGTGTGAATTTACCCTGAGCCATCTGGATGCGGATTGTATTTCACTTTCTTTAAAAGCCGATGAGGAAACACTGAAAGCTTTTCCCTTTGATTTTGAATTTCAGATGACGTACCGGATCACCGGCAGCAGTGTTGCCGTGGAACATACGGTGACAAACCATGATTCCCAGGTCATGCCGTATTTTGTGGGAGGACATCCCGCCTTTCACTGTCCGGTAAATGACGGAGAGAATTTTGAGGATTATGTCATTAAATTTGAGCAGCCGGAAACCGCAGCCTGCCCTATGCTCACAGAAGACGGGCTTGTCAACGTGGACAGCCGGAAACCTTTTCTTAACCAAGAATCTGAATTTGGAGTAAAGCATGAACTTTTCTATAATGATGCTCTGATTTTTGATACCCTTACATCCAGATCTGCTTCCCTGCTCCACAGGGATACCAAAAAAGGAATCCGTGTTGATTTTGCCGGCTTTGATTATCTCGGAATCTGGTCCAGCGCCAATGACGGGCCTTTCGTGGCCATAGAGCCCTGGAGCGGCACCTCCACATGCTCCAATGAAGATGATATATTTGAACATAAACGGGGAGTAAAAAAACTGGCGCCCGGACAGTCTGAGACACTGACCTATACGATCACGGTTTTATGA
- a CDS encoding HAD family hydrolase, whose amino-acid sequence MYQMIGFDLDGTLLDTKYSILSGFRDLYAETWKETKPLGEFEYCLGGDSIALLHSMGFPEGSIHVWLKNIERYAHTIHPFDGIPDTLSALKQTGITLGVATNKLRIEYEETMERFELKHFMRHSICLDEVSRAKPDPEPLYYLAEQSRTPITHMLFVGDTLYDKDCAEAAGCSFALAGWGASESLKKDCSLVLNHPEELLTLID is encoded by the coding sequence ATGTATCAGATGATCGGCTTTGATCTGGATGGCACTCTTCTGGATACCAAGTATTCGATTCTCTCAGGCTTTCGGGATTTGTATGCAGAAACATGGAAGGAAACCAAACCTCTTGGCGAATTTGAATATTGCCTGGGAGGCGACAGTATCGCCCTGCTTCATTCCATGGGATTTCCGGAGGGAAGCATTCATGTCTGGCTTAAAAATATTGAACGCTACGCACATACAATTCACCCTTTTGACGGAATCCCGGATACTCTGTCTGCGCTGAAGCAGACTGGAATCACACTGGGTGTTGCCACGAACAAATTAAGGATTGAATATGAGGAGACCATGGAGCGATTTGAACTGAAGCACTTTATGAGACACTCCATCTGCCTGGATGAAGTATCCAGAGCCAAACCGGATCCGGAACCTTTATACTATCTGGCTGAGCAGTCCCGCACCCCTATCACCCACATGCTGTTCGTAGGGGATACTCTTTATGATAAGGACTGTGCCGAGGCTGCCGGCTGTAGCTTTGCCCTGGCCGGATGGGGAGCCTCTGAGTCCTTAAAGAAAGATTGTAGTCTGGTTTTAAATCATCCAGAAGAGTTACTGACACTCATTGATTAG
- a CDS encoding prolyl-tRNA synthetase associated domain-containing protein yields MKQHTPHKKVLDILDSLNISYDFERHPAAYTMEEIDALRLTRPNESIAKNLFLRDGSGKRHFLVLVAGDKTVDLKKLKQTIGSSRLSFASEERLMKHLKVTKGSVSPMGILNDDDLAVEVFIDEALKDSTCIGVHPNDNTATVWISCRDLEQVIRCHGNPFSYIPI; encoded by the coding sequence ATGAAGCAACATACCCCGCACAAGAAGGTATTGGATATCCTTGATTCCCTAAACATTTCTTATGACTTTGAGAGACACCCGGCCGCCTACACGATGGAGGAAATCGATGCTCTTAGACTGACCCGTCCCAACGAGTCCATTGCCAAAAACCTGTTTTTAAGAGACGGCAGCGGAAAACGCCATTTTCTTGTTCTTGTGGCCGGAGACAAGACCGTGGATTTAAAGAAATTAAAACAGACCATAGGATCGTCCAGATTAAGTTTCGCATCGGAAGAACGTCTGATGAAGCACCTGAAAGTTACCAAAGGATCTGTGTCCCCTATGGGAATCTTAAATGATGATGATCTGGCAGTAGAAGTGTTTATCGATGAAGCTCTTAAGGACAGTACCTGCATCGGTGTCCATCCCAATGACAACACCGCAACTGTATGGATCAGCTGCAGAGATCTAGAACAAGTCATCCGCTGCCACGGGAATCCATTCTCATATATCCCTATTTGA
- a CDS encoding Gfo/Idh/MocA family protein produces MVRFAVIGTNFVTDGLLEAGNWCEDFKLQAVYSRNIEKAKEYGAKYGAEEYYDNLKELAMSDTVDAVYVASPNSLHAEQSIMMMKAGKHVLCEKTIASNSEELKEMLETSKENHVVLLEAMRSVFDPGFAAIKEHLHKIGTVRRATFQYCQYSRRYDKYKEGIVENAFNPAFSNGALMDIGVYCVHPLVKLFGAPKEIDASCLKLSNGVEAEGTIVCKYEDMLAELIYSKITNSALPSQIQGEDGTMVITEIPDTTEISIVYKDKTTETIPIEKKTNNMYYEIQEFIRLINSGSSAEIHNEASVMELQVMDEARRQNGILFPADERR; encoded by the coding sequence ATGGTACGATTTGCAGTGATAGGCACAAATTTTGTAACGGACGGCTTACTGGAAGCCGGAAACTGGTGCGAAGATTTCAAACTTCAGGCAGTGTACTCCCGGAATATAGAAAAGGCAAAGGAGTACGGTGCAAAGTACGGCGCCGAAGAATATTATGACAATCTTAAGGAACTGGCAATGTCTGATACAGTGGATGCCGTCTATGTGGCAAGTCCAAACAGCCTTCATGCCGAACAGAGTATTATGATGATGAAAGCTGGAAAACATGTATTGTGTGAAAAGACAATCGCATCAAATTCAGAGGAATTGAAGGAAATGCTGGAGACATCCAAAGAAAATCATGTGGTCCTCTTAGAAGCCATGCGCTCTGTGTTTGATCCAGGCTTTGCTGCCATCAAAGAACATTTACATAAAATAGGAACCGTCCGCAGGGCAACGTTCCAATACTGCCAGTATTCCAGGAGGTATGACAAGTATAAGGAGGGGATTGTTGAAAACGCGTTTAACCCTGCTTTTTCAAACGGTGCCCTGATGGATATCGGTGTGTACTGCGTTCATCCTCTGGTAAAATTATTCGGCGCACCAAAGGAAATTGACGCATCCTGCCTTAAACTCTCCAACGGGGTAGAAGCCGAAGGAACCATTGTCTGCAAATATGAGGATATGCTTGCGGAACTGATTTACAGTAAGATAACAAATTCTGCCCTGCCAAGCCAGATTCAGGGAGAGGACGGAACCATGGTCATCACAGAGATCCCGGACACCACAGAGATTTCGATTGTATACAAAGACAAAACAACAGAGACCATACCGATCGAGAAAAAAACAAACAATATGTACTATGAGATCCAGGAGTTTATCCGTCTCATAAACAGCGGTTCATCTGCCGAGATCCACAATGAGGCTTCTGTAATGGAACTGCAGGTCATGGATGAAGCGCGCAGACAGAATGGAATTTTATTTCCTGCTGACGAAAGGAGATAA
- a CDS encoding heme-degrading domain-containing protein → MNIEDQIRQIEQDRKEVIQPCFSYEKAYKVGMAMYEKALEKKLPIVISITMNRHQIFYAALDGTSSDNDNWVKRKENTVYYFEKSSYEMSLYMQLKQDTMQNRYGLPASEYAAAGGCVPIVVEGAGLVGTIGISGLKQNEDHDFVMETLKEAKQRK, encoded by the coding sequence ATGAACATTGAAGATCAGATCAGGCAGATCGAACAGGACAGAAAAGAAGTTATACAGCCGTGCTTTTCTTATGAAAAGGCGTATAAGGTCGGAATGGCAATGTATGAAAAAGCTTTGGAGAAAAAACTTCCTATTGTGATCTCCATTACTATGAACCGCCATCAGATCTTCTATGCCGCTCTGGATGGTACTTCCTCTGACAATGACAACTGGGTGAAAAGAAAAGAAAATACGGTATATTATTTTGAAAAAAGTTCCTATGAAATGAGCCTGTATATGCAGTTAAAACAGGATACCATGCAGAATCGCTATGGATTACCGGCATCCGAATATGCTGCAGCAGGAGGGTGCGTCCCCATTGTCGTGGAGGGCGCCGGTCTGGTTGGAACCATCGGGATTTCGGGGCTGAAACAAAATGAAGACCATGATTTCGTCATGGAGACATTAAAGGAAGCAAAACAAAGAAAGTAA
- the pfkB gene encoding 1-phosphofructokinase — protein sequence MITTVTLNVSVDKAYKIKGSVRPGTVSRVEECTNTAGGKGLNVARIVDLCGEEVQAAGFAGGFNGGYVRKMLDEDGIQHQFTEVKSETRSCINILAEDGTSTEYLEPGAPVTEEEWQRFLQDFAWMTENSSVITISGSAPQGLEAECYKTLIEEVKRQGKQVILDTSGVYLEEGLKAVPTMIKPNQEELEALLGTRIQNRQELIKAGKQLKNWGIPFVVISAGADGALLICEDGIYHGRPPKLEAVNPVGCGDSMVGAFAVAMSRSKTPEEALAFAVAVSAANAMNEGTGRFQSEDMEQILGNVSVERIQD from the coding sequence ATGATTACTACGGTGACATTAAACGTATCAGTGGATAAAGCTTACAAGATCAAAGGTTCTGTAAGGCCCGGGACCGTCTCCAGAGTGGAGGAGTGTACAAACACTGCAGGCGGCAAAGGGCTGAATGTGGCCAGGATTGTGGATCTCTGCGGTGAAGAGGTGCAGGCAGCAGGCTTTGCCGGGGGCTTTAACGGCGGGTACGTCAGAAAAATGCTGGATGAAGATGGCATTCAACATCAATTTACAGAGGTGAAAAGCGAGACTAGAAGCTGTATCAATATCCTGGCGGAAGACGGCACATCGACAGAATATCTGGAGCCAGGCGCACCAGTGACGGAAGAGGAGTGGCAGCGGTTTTTACAAGATTTCGCCTGGATGACAGAGAATAGCAGTGTCATCACCATTTCAGGAAGCGCGCCACAAGGATTGGAGGCAGAGTGTTATAAAACTCTGATTGAGGAAGTAAAGCGTCAGGGGAAACAGGTGATCCTGGATACCAGCGGGGTCTATTTGGAAGAAGGATTGAAAGCGGTTCCTACAATGATAAAGCCGAACCAGGAGGAATTAGAGGCACTGCTGGGGACCCGAATCCAGAACAGGCAGGAGTTGATCAAAGCAGGAAAGCAGCTTAAGAACTGGGGGATACCATTTGTAGTCATTTCGGCCGGGGCGGACGGTGCCCTTTTGATCTGTGAAGATGGTATTTACCACGGAAGGCCGCCAAAGCTTGAGGCTGTCAATCCTGTAGGCTGCGGGGATTCCATGGTGGGAGCTTTCGCTGTGGCAATGAGCCGCAGCAAAACACCAGAGGAGGCACTGGCCTTTGCGGTGGCAGTGTCCGCCGCCAATGCGATGAACGAGGGCACCGGAAGATTCCAGAGCGAGGATATGGAACAAATCCTCGGAAATGTCAGCGTGGAGAGAATTCAGGATTAA
- a CDS encoding galactitol-1-phosphate 5-dehydrogenase: protein MKAGVVHAKNDIRYEEIETPVPKKGQVLIKVKYTGICGSDVPRVNGDACHFFPNVLGHEFSGVVETVGEGVSSLKPGDRVAGVPLVPCMECEDCQKGNYSLCKHYSFIGSREFGSFAEYVTVPEKNAVKFEDSVSFEQGAFFEPATVALHGLCRTDYKGGESVAILGGGTIGLFTAQWAKIFGAKKVVVFDISTERLELAKRLGIDEGINTLDENFMEQAMKLTDGKGFGYVYETAGVTTTMKYAFELAANKAGVCFIGTPTRELSFSVEEWEHMNRKEFTLTGSWMSYSAPFPGREWELAAHYFKAGQLKFDESLIFKKMPLSKIMDAFELYKEKGAVKGKILIDSEE from the coding sequence ATGAAAGCAGGAGTGGTCCATGCCAAAAATGATATCCGCTATGAGGAGATCGAGACTCCCGTTCCAAAGAAAGGGCAGGTACTGATCAAAGTTAAATATACAGGGATCTGCGGATCTGATGTGCCAAGGGTCAATGGAGACGCATGTCATTTCTTTCCGAATGTTCTGGGACATGAGTTTTCCGGTGTGGTAGAAACAGTGGGAGAGGGAGTATCTTCCTTAAAACCAGGTGACCGTGTAGCAGGTGTGCCACTGGTTCCTTGTATGGAATGTGAGGACTGCCAGAAAGGCAATTATTCTCTCTGTAAACATTACAGCTTTATCGGCTCCAGAGAGTTCGGAAGCTTTGCGGAGTATGTGACGGTGCCGGAGAAAAATGCGGTGAAGTTTGAGGATTCTGTGTCTTTTGAACAGGGAGCCTTTTTTGAGCCCGCAACTGTGGCGCTTCACGGGCTTTGCAGAACAGACTATAAAGGCGGTGAAAGCGTAGCTATCCTTGGAGGAGGCACCATAGGGCTCTTTACCGCCCAGTGGGCAAAAATATTTGGGGCCAAAAAGGTTGTAGTCTTTGATATCAGCACCGAACGTCTGGAACTGGCGAAACGTCTTGGCATAGATGAAGGGATCAATACATTGGATGAAAATTTCATGGAGCAGGCCATGAAACTCACGGACGGCAAAGGATTTGGTTATGTCTATGAGACAGCCGGAGTCACCACCACAATGAAATATGCCTTTGAACTGGCGGCCAACAAAGCGGGAGTCTGCTTTATAGGAACACCGACCAGGGAGCTTTCGTTCAGCGTGGAAGAATGGGAACATATGAACCGAAAGGAATTTACCCTGACGGGTTCCTGGATGTCTTACAGTGCTCCGTTCCCCGGAAGAGAATGGGAACTTGCGGCACACTATTTTAAAGCAGGACAGCTGAAGTTTGATGAATCCCTGATTTTTAAGAAAATGCCTTTATCTAAGATTATGGATGCTTTTGAGCTTTATAAGGAAAAGGGTGCTGTAAAAGGAAAGATTTTAATCGACAGTGAGGAATAG
- the gatY gene encoding tagatose-bisphosphate aldolase subunit GatY has product MPLVTTEQMLLRAQAGGYAVGAFNVENMEMVMAVMEAAEELKSPVIMQTTPSTVKYAGLDYFLANVRAAAQRASVPIAMHLDHGDSFALAMQALRTGYTSIMIDGSHESFEENIRLTKSVADACAPSGISVEAELGKVGGKEDDLDGGDGGYTDPMQAKEFAKKTGITSLAVAIGTAHGVYKGEPKLDLDRLSEIREVVSIPLVLHGTSGVPDETVADCVRRGICKVNYATDLRIAFTKGVTGFLKEQPDAIDPKKYNKAGKEMVKEYVKSKIKVVKSEGKA; this is encoded by the coding sequence ATGCCATTAGTGACAACCGAACAAATGCTTCTTCGTGCCCAGGCGGGCGGTTATGCGGTAGGTGCATTTAATGTAGAAAATATGGAAATGGTCATGGCGGTCATGGAAGCCGCAGAAGAGTTAAAATCTCCGGTGATCATGCAGACCACGCCGTCCACGGTGAAATATGCAGGCCTGGATTACTTTCTGGCCAACGTAAGAGCGGCGGCGCAGCGTGCTAGTGTACCGATCGCCATGCACTTAGACCACGGAGACAGCTTCGCGCTGGCCATGCAGGCTTTGAGGACCGGATATACATCCATCATGATTGACGGCTCTCATGAATCCTTTGAGGAGAATATCAGGCTCACCAAGTCAGTGGCGGATGCCTGTGCCCCTTCCGGTATATCTGTGGAAGCGGAGCTCGGCAAAGTCGGTGGAAAAGAAGATGACTTAGACGGAGGCGACGGAGGATATACAGATCCTATGCAAGCCAAGGAATTTGCCAAGAAGACAGGCATCACTTCCCTGGCTGTGGCCATCGGGACGGCCCACGGGGTTTACAAAGGAGAGCCGAAGCTGGACTTAGACCGTCTCTCAGAGATCAGGGAGGTTGTCTCCATTCCTCTGGTGCTCCATGGGACCAGCGGTGTGCCGGATGAAACGGTGGCAGACTGCGTAAGACGCGGGATCTGCAAAGTAAATTATGCCACAGACTTAAGGATTGCATTTACAAAGGGTGTTACCGGGTTTTTAAAGGAACAGCCAGATGCCATCGATCCGAAAAAGTATAACAAGGCAGGCAAGGAAATGGTCAAGGAATACGTAAAGTCAAAGATCAAGGTAGTGAAAAGTGAAGGAAAGGCTTAG